The DNA window GGCTCAGGCCGGACTAGGACTACGATTTTTGTGCCAAGCCCGGTCCAAAACCCAAATGGTCAATTCAGGCTGGGGCCTATGCCGGGCCGGTATGTTTGTTGCCAGTGTAAGGCAAGTCTGTTGTGTTGTATTATATAcaacaacaaattaaattttaaaaataaaagaataaaagaaaacagagaggCATGGATAGAGTGATCTGGATCATCCACGTGTCAAAGATCCAACCCCTCTGGAAATGCCATGCACACCCGCTGGATTGAACCCCAAGCAACCCAACAGCCCATGCTTGTACGGCAAATGCGTCTTCCTCTTCAACTCCTCCGAGACCGCCCGGTTGGTCGTGTAATGCAACTCGTGAGCCGAAACCGGTCCTCTCCTCCTCGAAACCGAACCGACACTCCCTTCCGTCGACCGGAAGCTCGCACTCTTAACATTTGCAGTCTCGACTTCTCTTCTGTTCAAATTCAAAACAGAGTATTTCGTCAGTGGCTCTCTCCCCTCCGACGCGCTTCGGAACAGAAGATCCTTCAATTTCCATTTCTTGTAACCTCTAGAGAACGAAATCGCAGACAAAATTGCTGATGCGTAGGATCTCGAGTTGCTTGTTTTGGATGTAGAGGCTTTGGTGCTCTCTGCAATCGCCTCTTGCTCGATTAACACATCGGGAAACCTAAGCGGAGGCAGAGATCTGCTCTCTCGGCGTACATAAATAGAattcgatgatgatgatgatgatgatgaagacgaAGCAGAGCTTCGTTGTCTTCCACGTGTTTGTGAATTTTCCTCTGAGAGAACATCCTCTGTTTTGCGCGTCGAATTGGCTGCAAATGAGTGCGGTCTGAGGGCGCGGATCTTGCCGCCGTCGAAGAGTTCATCAGCTGCGGATATCGGAGGtacgtacaatggtccactgaAATTGAACTCGAAATCTTGATCATCGTCGATCAataatttgtcttcttcttcttctagtttTGATTTAAGGATTACAGATTGCTCGGCTAAATGATGGTAGAAATTGGAGGGACTGGTAGGTACGCTGAAGAAGTTGTTGCCGAATCTCTGAGGACTGGAAGGAGCAGTCATGTAAGGAGAGGAGCAAGTACTTTCGAAGTTAATGTCCACGGCGGCGGCCGGCACAGGTACCATCACTTCCATCTCCATATTTGAATTGTACGTATAATGTATAGAGAGAGGAAGGCGAGGAATGGATTGACTGAGACGAATTAGCTTTGGGGAGGGAGAACCGTCTCTTTATAtaagattgatttaaatttacAAATGCTTGCGTTACATTAGATGACAATGATAGGCTCACactatttggatttttttttattataaatttcttGTATTATATGAGGTAATTAACTTTTAAGTTTCATCCACTCTAATTCTTCTCAtgattcctttcaaaaaaaataatttattctcATGATTGGGGGTTATGTCATGTGGAGACGACTATAAACATTGACCGTAAACATTGTCGTTTACAGATATTTTAATCTCAGTCCCTGACCCTAAATTCTGATCGATGAGTAAAAGAGAGACCTTTTCACTTCTATGTACTTCTCATCCCTCTCTGTTTTCGACAGCTTCGCAGGCCAGCTAAAAGGTGGAAAAGGTGGGGCACACCTAACGAACACTTTGGTAAAAGTGTTTATTGGCGATAGCGGCTCAGATGTTCGGATCAAGGTCATTTTTCTTGACGTTAGTTTGCACCTTTTGGACTTAATTCTGGTCGGCGATCACGACTCATGGGATTTTGATCGTGGTGGTCTGGGCTTCAATTTGGCGGGTAAGTTGTCGGAAATCATTAGTTGACCGAAACAAAGATCATGGAAGCCAAACAAAGGATTAggtcaaacaaattttttaagaaCTCTAATTAACCACCAATAATGGCCGCAAAGTTACATACTATCACTGTGTTTGGTGGGACGGAACCGCAAATGACTCCGCTCCACTAAACAATGTGGAATCGCAAACGACTCCGCTCCACTAAACAACGTGAAtccgttgaaaaaaaaaaaagtcccagATTGGAGCTTCTTTTGCAACGATTatgtatttttcttatttttaaatgatttaatttataataacaacTAATTTGTAGCTATTATTTCACTATTCTCTTTCTTAGTGGATTCATGCTCTGTAAATAAGGAGTATGGAATCTTTAACCAGTTTACAAATTCCAGGATGTTAATTGGAAATAGTTTGTATAATCTGATGGTATTATAAACAATAAAATAGTGATGTATAATCTGATGATTCGgatcttctttgttttgtttgaattgTGATGTATCTAAtattaaaatctaatattataaaatttaagataatattttaattatacAGCTTTTCCGTTAGcattagttcaccaaacacctcataaCATACTGCACAGTtttaagttgattttttttttcctacagtTTTTTTGCTAacgttgaaaatcaattcaacCGTTCTTTATATAAAACCTATATATGAACAAATAAATGTGAATATAAAAACcatgatatatatatcaatGCTTACCATTACACTGCATTATGTTAGTGCAATTTATTGATTGGACTTTGGGTGAAAAAAAATGGTGGGTGGCTTGCAAGCATGATTCTCATTTtgcaatatttttattttagggTTGGTGAGCAAATATTCTCCCGTAATTGTTTGTGGTCACCAATTAAATTTGACCCATTGAAAAGTATATCATAtcaaattataataaattaagaacATGTGCTTGGTTATTTTATGTATCTTTTATGCCAATGTCAACGTCCACCGTGGGTGGTGTGCATGAATCTTAAGATTAAGTAGGAAAATGAGTTAATTAAACATATGATAAGGATTTAAGTAGACATAGTTGTAAATTCAAGACCCTCGTACACACCAactatattgtccgttttgggttgtccggtttcTTAGATACATAGGGTCCTCAATGGGTTGTCCGGTtcttgtggatacatcggattcgtacggctttgtttctccctagTTAACAAGTGGGCCAAGACCCTAGTCATCAAACGAGGGAAAAGACCCAGTTGATGTTAAGGGGTGGGCTTAAACTTTATAAAGTGGATTATATTACCACATCTTTTCTCGATGTGGTAATCTCATAGACATTTATGGAATTTCCAACTCCAAAGGAACCTTCTATCCAACTAAGTTTGAGTATCATTTCTCAActaaaaatcaatgtcaaacaagaactTTGAAATTTCTTTATAATTATATTGATGCTATTACAtacattcatatatatacacacaaacactcTAAACAAGCTGCTAGTGTTATCCTAACAAATGAAGACAATTTGTGTATTTCTTTCAAGCCCGGGATTCCCAGAGCCTAAACTGTAAAAGCTGATGTGCAATAAGATTTGCTGGTAAATACCAGTTTGTTATGGGCCGGATCGTTCCAGACGTCCGGCCCATTTGACACTTCTAGTTCCACATGGTGGACTTGAGAGCTGGGAAAGTAAAAGTTTCATTTGTTAGCATATTCTGATTAGAAAACTAGTATAGGCTAGTACTGGATGCCTAGGTCTGGGAAGACAAAGATATCGTTGTAGATGCGAACTTGGTCTCTCAACAGCAATGCAATATGTTCAGCCCTTCACTCTTTCAGCAACCAAAATCACTTGCATTCCAACAGAAGATCGCTGAGGAGAACTCACAAGAAATAAATCTGCCTACCCTAACATCCCAACGTTAAGAATTTACCATAAAAGCAAAACTCTCAACAAGGCACCTTCACTAATCAAAGCTACATGCATTGCACCAGCAAGATAACAAACatgaaggaagggaaaaaaaaacaactatcaTTCTCATCAAGTTTAGATATTAAttcgtaaataaataaattttaccaCAAATTAAGAAAACTCCACAAGCCCAAAATTCTAGATAAAATACTG is part of the Tripterygium wilfordii isolate XIE 37 chromosome 7, ASM1340144v1, whole genome shotgun sequence genome and encodes:
- the LOC120002964 gene encoding uncharacterized protein LOC120002964, with translation MEMEVMVPVPAAAVDINFESTCSSPYMTAPSSPQRFGNNFFSVPTSPSNFYHHLAEQSVILKSKLEEEEDKLLIDDDQDFEFNFSGPLYVPPISAADELFDGGKIRALRPHSFAANSTRKTEDVLSEENSQTRGRQRSSASSSSSSSSSSNSIYVRRESRSLPPLRFPDVLIEQEAIAESTKASTSKTSNSRSYASAILSAISFSRGYKKWKLKDLLFRSASEGREPLTKYSVLNLNRREVETANVKSASFRSTEGSVGSVSRRRGPVSAHELHYTTNRAVSEELKRKTHLPYKHGLLGCLGFNPAGVHGISRGVGSLTRG